The DNA segment TCCAGGAAGACCACGCGACTGATGATTTATGATGTTTTTTGTTGACGGTCCAAAGAGTGATGTTGGAATTTGCAGGCAACTGTTTTACCCATTTGTGTTTTGTGAATTGGTCATGACTTGGTATTTTTATTAAACCAGTCCTTATTTCTTTGTAAATGGGACCTGATCAAGGTGTTGGATGAATGAATTGATACCTTGTTATGTTCTGCTGGGGTTAAAACTTCTCTGATAGGCTGCTGATGGCTTATATTCTTCAGTGAACATGTTTTGATAAATAGGCCAGTTTGGTGTCATCAAGGATTAATTATTTGACatgcatgcatatatattgtCAGAAGCTTGTAGTTATAATATACAAGTTTTGAGTAGGATCAGAATTCAAAGTCTGACTTCTactctttcttttcattagttgcAGACTCAAAATGGCAGTTTGGCTGCTACAAAGTAACAATTGCTAAGTTATCAGgatcaagaaaaatagaagcttgggATAAAGGTCAACTTGCAAAACTAAAACTTGGTCAGATCTTCAACtgaatctttttttcttcttccactAGTCTCCTACTGTGATATTGTCCATATGCCATAATAGACTTTGACTTGATGATTTACCAACATGTCATTTCAGATTGTTCAAGTATGACAAGATTCCCACCACCTTATATGACCAGTGGAGGAACTTTTGACCAACTGTTGAAGAACCTTAGCAGTTTTTGAAACTGATGAGACAAAACCCTACCATAGTCATGTTAACTTTGGCAGCACTTTCAAGATGTATTGACCCACATGTTCTCTTGTATTCTCATCTCAAGCTTTGTTCTTGCCTTGGAATCTTCCTATCTCATTCATCCATAAGCACTCTTTTTGATGGATGGGATGTGTCACCTACTAATCATGTTAAAAttacttccttttctttttttttttctcttttggatTATTTGTACTGTGTTGATGCATTAGATGTTTCATTCACTTGACTTGTTGGagttatttcttttctttctttttttctttttattcatgGAAGTTAAAAttactcaaaaatattatttatgaacCTTTTGTATGGAAACAATAAAAAAGTTGTCAGATTATCCTATAAAAATTTCAGAGTGACAAATATATTtcactatttatttttttattatcttaaaaTTGTTCTGAgaattcttaaaaattaaaatcatatcATGCCGGCACATTACAGACTATATAACGGTCTGATAAAAAGATATATAACGGTTCTGGTATATGCACGTTATATGACTCGTAACGTTTTGGCTGGCCCCCATCTGCCGCGCGGGGGGCTGACCGATGCGGGTTGGCACAGCCGGCAGGTGAGCGTAGCGTCTGTCATAAGGAACGAATACCGCAGCCGCAAGCGGCGGCCACAAGTATTGACCAAACCGTCGAAGGGCTGCCATCTCGCACTCCCTCTGCCCCAAACCTGACACCTTACCCGATCCAATCGCATCAACACCGACCCCATCCTTCTCGGCCTCGACGTCCTCGTACTTATACCTGCAAACCCCCTCCCCCATCCTTCCTCGTTGCGACTCTCCTCTGCCCTCTAGCTCGCTGGCTCTAATCTTTCTTCTTCGAAGATGTCTGCCTACTGCGGCCAATACCACGGTATAATCTCTTTAGATGCCGTCGCCCTTCCTCGTGAACTCTCTGTTTTCATTAAACTAAGATATCGATGTGCGTTTGGGGATCTTGTCGTGTCTCGTTGGATTCGAGATGGTTATTGATGCTTTGGTTATTGTTCGATTCAGATCTGAACTATCGTTCACGTAAAAATTGTGTTTTTGTTTGTTCTTGAGCGTCTGTTTGTTTATCTAACTTTTGATGCTATTCTTCGAGTGTCGTAGTTCTATTGATGATCttgctttgttgttctttttcctgGGTCTGCTCTCAAAGGGTGCCTTTTCGACTTTTGGTCCTTTGTTTTTTTCTCTGTTAGTTGAGTATAACTGAGGCTAAGGGTGAGAAAGAtagttttctttttgctctcaacatGTCCCCcctatataaataattattttatctaatcTTTGTGTCATGAGCACAACAACTCTACTTTTTTCTTTGATTGATTTGTTGATCCTATGCACAGCTTTTGATCCATTTTGCCGTTGTTTATCCCGAACCATCCTCATCTCTATACTGTAAATTTTAATGGCGAAAATTGGTTTAGTTGTCTACGTTACATTGAAACACCTAGaaatcttaaattttattttctcgGTGTGGTCACCATTACTAATAAACACTTTCACCTCACGCAATTAGACAGCCAAAGAACCTCGGTTATGGAATGCCTTCTTTCCTTCGTTCCAGTTTGTGTTTTCCTGATTTAACTGCTAAATTTTCTTTAAATAGTTGTTGGAAAATCTAGTTGGTCATTTCCTAAATAATTTGACTGAATTTGGCAATTTTATAGATTTTGTTTATTTGATCCTTGTTTCACTTTTGGAAGCTTCTAAGTCTTTGTTGCATGTGACCCAAGGTTGTTTGATTCTGGTGTTCTGAGTTATTATGTAAGAATATCCTCAGTCCAAATCTAGATAACATGCTCTTGGATTTGTGTATTGTATTCCAGAAGTATGTTTGATTAGGTATCGGACCATGTTTAAGTTAAAGTAGGTTATGGAAGTTATCAAGCAAATATGGAATTCACTTAAAGCAGGATGATTGTCTGTATTCATTCATGAACCTAATTGAGTAATATGTAATAGGAAACAGGTAAATTTTCTGAGAGTAATATAGTAAGTCTCCTCTTATGCATTAAGATATTAATGCAATCTTACCATTCTCGATCATCTTCCATCTGTGGCATATTAACATGCCCTCACATTATCTGCACGATTGGCTACATGTTCTGCATATGCTAATTGTTTACCATGTCCGGGAGTCCAGGGGTCTACAGCTGCTATTCCATGTattcaacattatggatgatgggGTCTCTTAGGTGTTAAGTGTGGTgatcaaacaatcatatataaattACACTGTCGGAAGACCAGTGGTGATCATGTTTTTGATTTATCATTCATGCTGTAGATCTAATGTTATAGAGTGATCAGTGCAGGCTAATCAACTCCAAGaaggttaattttatttttacattgagATGTTATATTTGATGCCATATATAATCCTTTTTTGTACTGCTTCTCTTTAGAATTGTACGTTGGTGCGATTGTGAGTGCATAATTGTtcttctttgttttctgaccaactTAAGCTTTGTGGCTGTACTAATCTTGTCAAATTTTGCAATGATTGTTTAACTATTAAGAAACTGTTAAATGCATGTGGTCTGAATGCTTTGAGATGCTTTAGTGAGATGTTTTAGAAGTTGGCCATAGCCTTTCAGCATCATATTAACACTAGAATAGCTTACTAAATATGGTTCCAATTGGTCCATCCAGCAGTTACATGATCAATTTACTCCGGCATTTATTGCAAGAAGAAAGGTAAATTGTCTTGATGACTTAGCAATTGAAGTTATAGACGGATGGTGCGTGGTCTTCTCCATTTAGTCTGTCTTTCCTCTGAGAACTACTAAAATTTAGAATTTTGGATATTTATAGTTCTTTTTAACATGCCTTTAGGACATAAATAGAAATTCTTTTTAGTTGAAGATAATAAGTCATCCCAATGTGCtctttttgttattgttgtatgaCTGTATATTCTTGCATGTAATGATTACAAGCTCGTGTTTCTTCATCTTGCAGATGAGCTTATTGCTAATGCTTCCTACATTGGCACCCCAGGCAAGGGTATCCTTGCTGCTGATGAGTCCACTGGCACGATAGGCAAGCGCCTTGCTAGTATCAATGTGGAGAATGTCGAGGAAAACCGTCGTGCTCTTCGTGAGCTTCTTTTCTGCACCCCTGGTGCCCTCCAATACCTCAGTGGTGCCATCCTCTTTGAGGAGACCCTCTACCAGAAGACAGCCAATGGGAAGCCTTTTGTTGAAGTCCTCAAGGAGGGTGGAGTCCTGCCAGGTATCAAGGTAGACAAGGGCACCATTGAACTTGCTGGTACCAATGGTGAGACCACTACCCAGGGTCATGATGACCTTGGCAAGCGTTGCAAGAAATACTATGAAGCAGGGGCTCGCTTTGCCAAATGGAGGGCTGTCCTCAAGATTGGTCCAAATGAGCCATCACAACTGTCGATCAATGCAAATGCTGATGGGTTAGCACGCTATGCTATCATCTGTCAGGAGAATGGTCTCGTCCCAATTGTAGAGCCGGAGATCCTTGTTGATGGGCCACATGATATCAAGAAATGTGCCGATGTTACAGAGCGGGTGCTTGCTGCATGCTACAAGGCACTAAATGACCATCACGTTCTTCTGGAAGGTACTCTGTTGAAGCCTAACATGGTGACACCAGGGTCAGAATCAGCAAAAGTGGCTCCTGAGGTGATTGCGGAGCATACAGTGCGTGCTCTCCAGAGGACTGTTCCTGCTGCTGTCCCTGCAATCGTCTTCCTTTCAGGAGGACAGAGTGAAGAGGAGGCTACCCTGAACCTGAATGCTATGAACAAGCTGAAGGGAAAGAAGCCATGGTCACTTTCCTTCTCGTTCGGCCGGGCTCTGCAGCAAAGTACACTCAAGGCATGGGCTGGGAAGGAGGGGAACATTGACAAGGCAAGGACTGCTTTCCTTGCAAGGTGCAAGGCAAACTCTGAGGCAACACTGGGGACATACAAGGGTGACGCTGCTGGAGGTGAAGGTGTCTCAGAGAGCCTCCATGTCAAGGACTACAAGTATTGATCAGGCTTGTTTATTTTACCAATGGCATTTTCATGTTAAAAGTGTCAAGAGGGTCTCCTAAGTTTAAACCATTTCCCTATCTAGGGATCCTTcatctttgatgttttgaataAGTTGGGAGGCATTTATGCC comes from the Musa acuminata AAA Group cultivar baxijiao chromosome BXJ2-8, Cavendish_Baxijiao_AAA, whole genome shotgun sequence genome and includes:
- the LOC135618917 gene encoding fructose-bisphosphate aldolase 1, cytoplasmic-like — encoded protein: MSAYCGQYHDELIANASYIGTPGKGILAADESTGTIGKRLASINVENVEENRRALRELLFCTPGALQYLSGAILFEETLYQKTANGKPFVEVLKEGGVLPGIKVDKGTIELAGTNGETTTQGHDDLGKRCKKYYEAGARFAKWRAVLKIGPNEPSQLSINANADGLARYAIICQENGLVPIVEPEILVDGPHDIKKCADVTERVLAACYKALNDHHVLLEGTLLKPNMVTPGSESAKVAPEVIAEHTVRALQRTVPAAVPAIVFLSGGQSEEEATLNLNAMNKLKGKKPWSLSFSFGRALQQSTLKAWAGKEGNIDKARTAFLARCKANSEATLGTYKGDAAGGEGVSESLHVKDYKY